The Parabacteroides timonensis sequence AACATTGGGGAGTAAGACGGCTTGCGTCAGAAGGTTGCCGTCCGCGTCTTCCCTGGGCGATGGCTTTGCCGAATTTGAAAGAAAATCCTGCCCCGATCATACCAATTCTGGAAAACCTTAAAAACGATCCGGCGAGATTTGTGCGCTTGAGTGTTGCCAATAACTTAAATGATATAGCGAAAGATAATCCCCAAACGGTGATCGATTTGGTGAAAAGATGGCAAGGAGAGTCGAAGGAAGTGGATTGGATTATCAAACACGGTAGCCGGACACTTTTAAAACAAGGTAATCCGGAGATGATGGAACTGTTTGGCTTTAATTCTACTGCAAAAAGTATCCGCATTGAGAATTTTCAAATTTCAATACCCGAAGTTAAAGTTGGAGACTCGTTGGAGTTTAGTTTTAACTTATTGAATAATAGCAATAAAAGAACCAAAATACGGCTTGAATACGGAATTTACTACCAAAAAGCAAATGGAACGTTGACAAAGAAAGTCCACAAGATCAGCGAAAAGGAGTACGCCGAAAATTCTACAACACAAATTACTCGAAAACACTCTTTTCGCGTGGTAACAACCAGGAAACTTCATCCCGGACTTCACCAGGTTGCTGTAATAATCAACGGGAATGAGTTTGAAAAGTATGATTTTGAGCTGATTGAGTGATAAATACGGCATACAGTAATTAGTCTTTCCGGGAAAATTAAGAAAAATGAAAAAATAATCAGATTTCTTTAGGGGGATTATTTTTTCTGTTCGTTTACTATATAAAGAACAGTGAATAATGGATGAAAGAATCATAAAATATTGCCAGGGAGTATTACCGAAGCAGGAACAGGATCAGCTTTTAAAAGAAGCTTATAATGATCCTGAACTGAAATCTCAAATCATAGACTATCAACATTTGCATAGTCTGTTGGAGTTGGTTCCGGAAAAAATAGATGCGCAGCAGGGATCTGAAAGATATGGTAACTTTAAGAGGCTTGTGAATTCCCGCAAAAGAAGAGTTTGGCTGATCTCGTTCAGCCGGTATGCAGCAATAATTGTGATCGCCTTTGTGTCTGCTTGGATGTTGGCATCTTACGATTTCTCCGGAGATGTCACAAACCGGCAAGAGTTAATCGCTTTTCAGCAGGAATTAGTCGTTCCGGCCGGACAGCGTGCAGAACTTACATTGCCTGACGGTACGAAAGTCTGGCTGAATGCAGGTTCTAAATTATCCTATCCTTCTTTTTTTGGAAAGGAACGGAAAGTTTTTTTGTCGGGTGAAGGTTTTTTTAATGTGAGTAAAAATGAAAAGGTACCTTTCATTGTCTCTACCCGGACGATAGATGTCAAAGCTCTGGGAACTCAGTTCAACGTATTCAGCTATCCGGAAAGTAATTATACCGGCGTTTATCTTCAGGAAGGTTCTGTGAAAGCTTACTTTCCCTCTTCCGAGGCTGAAGGTGTGATCCTTTCTCCGGAACAGTATCTTGTTCAAAAAGGAAAACAGTTAGTGCTCTCTACAATGGACCCGGATGAATTATTATGGCGCGAAGGTATTTATACGTTTAAAAGGCAGAAGTTGGGAAGAATCATAGAGAAGCTGGAGTTGTATTATGATGTGAAGATCGTTGTGAAAGATCCGGAAATATTGGATTATGAATATGTCGGGAAGTTCCGTCAAAGGGATGGGGTGATGGAGATTCTTCATCTGATCCAACGGATACATAATTTTAAAATCAAAAAGAATGATGAACTGAATCAGATAATACTGAGTAAATAAAAAGAGTATTAACCTTTAAATCTAGTATGTATGAGTCCATGAAGAATTAAAAAAAATCGGCAGATATTGGCCTATCTACCGATTTTACGAAAAGTAAAACCATTTGTGTTCAAAAAATTAGTATTTACTTAACAAAGCAAAGATATGAAAATAAATCCTTTGTTACCGCATTTCTTATGTCTAAAAAATCACCAAAAGGCATTCAGAATTATGAAACTATCCTTTTTTATCCTGTTTGTTTTTGTGTGCCAGTTATTTGCATTGAATACTGATGCACAGACTGTTGTTGTCGAATTGAAATCGAATAAACTTTCAATTGAAGAATTGTTTAAGGAAATAGAAAGACAGACTGACTATCTCGTCATATATAGTACGAGTGGTGTCCGTTCAAACTTCGATTTGTCATTAACTAAGAAGAAAGCCAAAGTCTCCGAGTATTTGGATGAAGCATTGAGAGGACATGGCTTGAAATATGAGTTTGTCAATAATTATATCATATTGTCGAAAACAGAAGAGGCTGTTGTCCAACAAAATAGAATTAAGATCGAAGGGACTGTTTATGATCCGGCCGGAGAACCCATCATCGGTGCTAATGTCGTTGAAAAAGGGACAATGAATGGTATTATCACGGATATAGACGGAAAGTTTTTTCTGGATGTCGTTTCTGGTACAACTTTGGTTGTCTCTTATATAGGATATAAAACGGAAGAAGTGGCAGTCGGTAATAAACGTAACCTGTCGATAACCCTGAAAGAAGATTCGGAGACATTGGAAGAAGTGGTGGTTGTCGGTTATGGAACGCAAAAGAAAGTAAACCTGACAGGAGCTGTTTCGCAGGTAACTTCCAAGGTATTGGAAAATCGTCCGATAACGAATCTGGGACAAGGACTTCAAGGGGTGGTTCCGAACCTGAATGTTTCTTTTAACGGAGGCGATCCCAATGCTGAAGTAAGTATGAATATTCGCGGCCTGGCTTCTATCAGCGGGGAAGGTAGTTCTCCTTTAGTGATGGTAGATGGCGTTCAGATGAATATGAATATGGTCAATCCGGAAGATGTGGAAAGCGTATCGGTTTTGAAAGATGCTTCTTCTTCGGCTATTTATGGTGCCCGGGGTGCTTTCGGCGTGATTCTGATCACAACGAAAAAGGGAAAAACGGATCGTAAGCCAGTGATTGAATATTCCGGAAGTATCCAGTTGAATACACATACTTATTTACCGGATATGTTGAGTGCTCCCGATTATATGGATGCCATGAATGAATCTTCGTTCAATAATACGGGTAAAGACAAATATTCGGCTGAACAGGTACAGTGGGTGAAAGATTATTATAATGACCCGGTTAATAATCCGGTTTACCATATGATGGAGAATGGAAAAATTTTCTGGAACTCAAATAATAACAACTATAAACAGATGCTTCAGAAATGGGCTCCCACCCATAAACATACGGTAAACATCAGTGGAGGTAGCAAAGCTATCCGTTTCTATGCTTCAGCAGGTTATATGAACCAGGAAGGGATGTTTAAGGATGCGACCGATATATTTAAGAGGTATAATTTCCTGAGCAATATCTCTGCGGATCTGACTCCTAATTTTCGTGTAGGCTTTAAAGCGTCTTATACACATACGGTATATGATGCACCTCATGCTTACTCGACGAAGGGTACTAATTGGTGGGAACAGATGACACGCGGTGAACCGCAGATATTATTCCCTGTCACAACACCTGAAGACAGCCCTGTCGGCGGTGGTATTCCAACGGAGCATTTTTATAATTTCCTGACAAGCGGTTCAAGAAATGTGACAAACAATGACTTGACCCTTTTGATGGGTAATGCAGAATGGGATGTGGTAAAAGGCTTGAAGATTAAAGGTGACTTTAGTTATAGAGCTACCAATGACAGACAAAAAGATGTACAAAAGGAATTTGATTATATCCGCGATTCCTGGACTACACAGAATAGTGCGACCTTCCCTTCCTCTATCCTCGCTCAGAATGCACGAAGTAACTATTTCGCTGCGAACCTATACGGGGAATATATGACTTCGATCAACGATAAACACAATATTACAGTATTGGCAGGTTTTAATCAGGAATGGGAAACTTATCGGGAAGATTATACCAAACAAGAAGAACTGGTGTCGAGTGATATTCCATCGATCAGCCTGGGTACAGGGAAAGTAACGACAAAAGACAAGGAGTACAGTTGGGCGATTCGTGGTATGTTTATGCGTCTGAAATATGACTATATGAATAAGTATTTGTTTGAAATGAATGGTCGCTACGATGGTACATCTAAGTTCCCGCATAATTCCCGTTATGGTTTCTTCCCTTCGTTCTCTGTTGGATGGCGTATTTCTTCAGAATCTTTTATGGAATCTACACATTCCTGGCTGAACGATTTAAAGGTTAGAGTTAATTACGGTAGTTTGGGGAATCAGAATGTCAAAGGTTATTATCCTTATATTTCCACGTTCGAAGTAACGCAGCAGACTCCTTTTATCATTAATGGCTCTTTGCCTATTTCCGTTGCTGCTCCCGGAATGGTTTCTCCGGATCTGACATGGGAAACTGTGAAGTCTTTAAATCTGGGTATTGATGTAACAGTGTTGAATCGTTTAAGTGCAAGCTTCGACTGGTTTAACAGGAAAACTACAAATAT is a genomic window containing:
- a CDS encoding FecR family protein; translated protein: MDERIIKYCQGVLPKQEQDQLLKEAYNDPELKSQIIDYQHLHSLLELVPEKIDAQQGSERYGNFKRLVNSRKRRVWLISFSRYAAIIVIAFVSAWMLASYDFSGDVTNRQELIAFQQELVVPAGQRAELTLPDGTKVWLNAGSKLSYPSFFGKERKVFLSGEGFFNVSKNEKVPFIVSTRTIDVKALGTQFNVFSYPESNYTGVYLQEGSVKAYFPSSEAEGVILSPEQYLVQKGKQLVLSTMDPDELLWREGIYTFKRQKLGRIIEKLELYYDVKIVVKDPEILDYEYVGKFRQRDGVMEILHLIQRIHNFKIKKNDELNQIILSK
- a CDS encoding TonB-dependent receptor encodes the protein MKLSFFILFVFVCQLFALNTDAQTVVVELKSNKLSIEELFKEIERQTDYLVIYSTSGVRSNFDLSLTKKKAKVSEYLDEALRGHGLKYEFVNNYIILSKTEEAVVQQNRIKIEGTVYDPAGEPIIGANVVEKGTMNGIITDIDGKFFLDVVSGTTLVVSYIGYKTEEVAVGNKRNLSITLKEDSETLEEVVVVGYGTQKKVNLTGAVSQVTSKVLENRPITNLGQGLQGVVPNLNVSFNGGDPNAEVSMNIRGLASISGEGSSPLVMVDGVQMNMNMVNPEDVESVSVLKDASSSAIYGARGAFGVILITTKKGKTDRKPVIEYSGSIQLNTHTYLPDMLSAPDYMDAMNESSFNNTGKDKYSAEQVQWVKDYYNDPVNNPVYHMMENGKIFWNSNNNNYKQMLQKWAPTHKHTVNISGGSKAIRFYASAGYMNQEGMFKDATDIFKRYNFLSNISADLTPNFRVGFKASYTHTVYDAPHAYSTKGTNWWEQMTRGEPQILFPVTTPEDSPVGGGIPTEHFYNFLTSGSRNVTNNDLTLLMGNAEWDVVKGLKIKGDFSYRATNDRQKDVQKEFDYIRDSWTTQNSATFPSSILAQNARSNYFAANLYGEYMTSINDKHNITVLAGFNQEWETYREDYTKQEELVSSDIPSISLGTGKVTTKDKEYSWAIRGMFMRLKYDYMNKYLFEMNGRYDGTSKFPHNSRYGFFPSFSVGWRISSESFMESTHSWLNDLKVRVNYGSLGNQNVKGYYPYISTFEVTQQTPFIINGSLPISVAAPGMVSPDLTWETVKSLNLGIDVTVLNRLSASFDWFNRKTTNMLTEGDKLPSILGTDVPRRNNADMKTAGWELSVNWRDQLANGFSYDLGLILSDYQSEITKFDNNPSKLYDNYYVGKKIGEIWGYETVGIFQSKDEVATAANQSKLGNGDKWGPGDTHYADLNGDKIIDWGDKTVDNPGDTKVIGNTTPRYQFGITANLGWKGFDCNIFIQGIGKRDFFPIGSYFWGHINNGNAVGTYEVYKNAWREDNPGAFYPMWKASSMSYNVRTQTRYLQSGAYARLKNFTVGYTIPAEITQKVRLNKVRVYFSGQNLFEITNMRGKFDPELIGNVDDEKSKSNVGKVGEFYPLQRSILFGLQLSL
- a CDS encoding DNA alkylation repair protein; the protein is MAEPFKNMYNEQFFDRFTKDLKLVIKDFDAREFVSQIMDNEWENRELKQRCMHITTILKKFLPADYKEAIAKILELLDYVKNTQPDFSKIDDTKFGLTLEYGPVLDNYVEQYGLDDYETSVKAIEKITQFTSCEFSVHPFIIKYPDEMMQQMLVWSKHEHWGVRRLASEGCRPRLPWAMALPNLKENPAPIIPILENLKNDPARFVRLSVANNLNDIAKDNPQTVIDLVKRWQGESKEVDWIIKHGSRTLLKQGNPEMMELFGFNSTAKSIRIENFQISIPEVKVGDSLEFSFNLLNNSNKRTKIRLEYGIYYQKANGTLTKKVHKISEKEYAENSTTQITRKHSFRVVTTRKLHPGLHQVAVIINGNEFEKYDFELIE